The Microcella flavibacter DNA segment CGAGCCGGGCGTCACGCTCACCACCGAGCAGGCCCTCGCCGGCGCTCCCGACCACGACGGCAGCCGCTTCCGCGTCACCGCCATCCTGGGGGAGGAGCAGTGAGCGGCACGTCGAGCGACCTCACCCGCACGAGCGCCGCCGACCTCGCCGCCGCCCTGCAGTCGGGCGAGGTCTCGAGCGTCGAGGTGACGCAGGCGCACCTCGACCGCATCGCCGCCGTCGACGGCGACGTGCACGCCTTCCTCCACGTGTCGCAGAACGCGCTCGAGACGGCCGCGCAGGTCGACGCCGACCGCGCCGCCGGGCAGATCCTGCCCGACCTCGCCGGCGTGCCGATCGCCATCAAGGACGTCCTCTGCACGATCGACATGCCGTCGACCTCGGGCTCGAGGATCCTCGAGGGCTGGGTGCCGCCGTACGACGCGACCGTCGTCGCGCGCCTGCGCGCCGCCCGCCTCGTGCCGCTCGGCAAGACGAACATGGACGAGTTCGCGATGGGCTCCTCCACCGAGTTCTCGGCCTACGGCCCCACGCGCAACCCCTGGGATCTCGACCGCATCCCCGGCGGCTCGGGCGGCGGCTCGGCCGCGGCCGTCGCCGCCTTCGAGGCGCCCATCGCGCTCGGCTCCGACACGGGCGGCTCGATCCGCCAGCCGGGCGCCGTCACGGGCACGGTCGGCGTGAAGCCCACCTACGGCGGCGTCAGCCGCTACGGCGCGATCGCGCTCGCGAGCTCGCTCGACCAGGTGGGCCCCGTGTCGCGCTCGGTGCTGGATGCTGCGCTCGTCCACGACGTCATCGGCGGGCACGACCCCCGCGACGCCACGAGCATCCCCGACGCCTGGCCCTCGATGGCCGAGGCCGCGCGGCGCGGCATGACGGGCGACGTGCTCAAGGGCATCCGCGTCGGCGTCGTCAAAGAGCTCGAGGGCGAGGGCTTCCAGGCCGGCGTCAAGCAGCGGTACCACGAGACCCTCGACCTGCTGGCCGCGGCCGGCGCCGAGATCGTCGAGGTGAGCGCCCCGCACTTCGAGTACGCGGTCGCCGCCTACTACCTGATCCTGCCGGCGGAGGCCTCGAGCAACCTCGCGAAGTTCGACTCGGTGCGCTTCGGCATGCGCGCGGGCGTCACCGGAACCGTCGAGGACGTCATGGCCGCGACGCGCGAGGCCGGCTTCGGCCCCGAGGTGAAGCGCCGCATCATCCTCGGTACCTACGCCCTCAGCGCCGGCTACTACGACGCGTACTACGGCAGCGCGCAGAAAGTGCGCACGCTCATCCAGCAGGACTTCGAGGCCGCCTTCGAGAAGGCCGACATCCTGGTGTCGCCGAGCGCGCCGACGACGGCGTTCCGCTTCGGCGAGAAGCTCGAGGACCCGCTGGCGATGTACCTCAACGACGTCACGACCATCCCGGCGAACCTCGCCGGCGTACCCGGCATGGGCCTGCCGATGGGGCTCGCGCCCGAGGACGGCCTGCCGACGGGCCTGCAGCTCATGGCTCCCGCCCGCCACGATGCGCGCCTGTACGAGGCGGGTGCCGCGATCGAGCAGCTGCTCGAGGCGCACTGGGGCCGCACGCTGTGGAGCCAGGCTCCCGAGCTCGCGACGACGGAAGGGGCACGCTGATGGCGCGCGCTGAACTCATGGACTTCGACCAGGCTCTCGAGATGTTCGAGCCGGTGCTCGGCTTCGAGGTGCACGTCGAGCTGTCGACGAAGACGAAGATGTTCTCGGATGCTCCGAACCCGGCCTTCGGCGGCAACGAGATCACCGAGCCGAACACGGCGATCACGCCCGTCTGCCTCGGCCTGCCGGGCTCGCTGCCCGTCGTCAACGAGACCGCTGTGCGCTACTCGATTTCGCTGGGCCTCGCGCTCGGCTGCCAGATCGCGCCCTCGTCGCGGTTCGCCCGTAAGAACTACTTCTACCCGGATCTGGCGAAGAACTACCAGATCAGCCAGTACGACGAGCCGATCGCCTTCGAGGGCACCCTCGACATCGAGCTGGAGGACGGCTCGATCGTCACCGTGCCGATCGAGCGCGCGCACATGGAGGAGGACGCCGGCAAGCTGACCCACGTGGGCGGCTCGACCGGCCGCATCCAGGGCGCCGAGTACTCGCTCGTCGACTACAACCGCGCCGGCGTCCCGCTGGTCGAGATCGTCACGAAGCCGATCTACGGCGCCGAGCACCGCGCCCCCGAGATCGCGAAGGCCTACGTGTCGACGATCCGCGACATCGTGCGCGCCCTCGGCATCTCCGAGGCCCGCATGGAGCGCGGCAACCTGCGCTGCGACGCGAACGTCTCGCTGCGCCCGCGCGGCCAGCAGGAGCTCGGCACGCGCACCGAGACGAAGAACGTCAACTCGCTGCGCAGCGTCGAGCGCGCCGTGCGGTACGAGATCCAGCGTCAGGCGGCCATCCTCGCCCAGGGCGGCACGATCACGCAGGAGACCCGGCACTGGCACGAGGACACCGGCGCGACCTCGCCCGGCCGCCCGAAGAGCGACGCCGACGACTACCGCTACTTCCCCGAGCCCGACCTGCTGCCCGTCACGCCGACGCCGCAGCTGATCGCCGAGCTCACCGCCGCCCTGCCCGAGGCCCCGGCCGCGCGTCGCCGCCGCCTCAAGCAGGAGTGGGGCTTCAGCGACCTCGAGTTCCGCGACGTCGTCAACTCAGGGCTTCTCGTCGAGGTCGACGAGACGGTCGCCGCCGGCGCCGCCCCGCAGCAGGCCCGCAAGTGGTGGACGGGCGAGATCGCCCGCATCGCCAACGCGCAGAACGCCGAGCCCGCCGCCCTCATCACCCCCGCCGACGTGGCCGCGATCGTCGGCCTGGTCGACTCCGGCGCGCTCACCGACCGTCTGGCCCGCCAGGTCGTCGAGGGCGTCATCGCCGGCGAGGGAACGCCGCAGCAGGTGGTGGATGCCCGGGGCCTCGCCGTCGTCAGCGACGACGGTGCCCTCATCGAGGCGATCGACCAGGCGCTCGCCCAGCAGCCCGACGTGCTCGAGAAGATCCGCGACGGCAAGGTGCAGGCCGCCGGCGCGGTCATCGGCGCGGTCATGAAGGCGATGGGCGGCAAGGCGGACGCGGCGCGCGTGCGCGAGCTGGTGCTGGAGCGCGCGCAGGCGTAGCGCAGCGGCGGTACCCCATGGCCTGGAGCACGCGCGAACTCGCCGATCTGGCGGGCACCACGGTCAACGCGGTGCGCCACTACCACCGGCTGGGGCTGCTCGCCGAGCCCGAGCGGCGGCACAACGGCTACAAGCAGTACGGGGTGCGCGACCTCGTCTCGCTGCTCCGCATCCGCCGTCTCGTGGAGCTGGGCGTGCCGCTCGCGCAGATCGGGGATGCGATCGATGCGGGAGGCGCCGATCGCGAGATCCTCCAGAACCTGGACGCCGACCTCGCCGCTCAGATCGACCGCTTGACGAGGGCTCGTGTCGAGCTGGCCGACATCATGCGCGACGAGGCTCCGGCCGATGCGCCGGCCGGGTTCAGCGCGGTGGCCGGCCGGCTCTCGGAGGCCGACAGCTCGATCCTCCACATCTACTCGCGCGTGTACGACCCGGCGGTCATGTCCGACGTGCGGCGGATGGTCGAGGAGGATGCCGCGACGGGCACGGCGAGCCGCGAGGTGGACGAGCTGGCGCCCGATGCGGACGAGGCCACCCGCGAGCGGCTCAGTGCGGAACTGGCCCCGATCATCGCCCAGTACATGCGCGACTACGCCTGGGTCAGCGACCCCGAGTCGCACTTCGTCGGCAGCCCCGACACGGACAAGTCGACCGTGACCGCCGCGCTCGTCGAGCTGTACAACCCCGCGCAGCTCGACGTCTACGCACGCGCGAGCGCGCTCGCGCGCGAGGTGATCGCGCAGGAGTCCGGCGCCGAGGAGACCGGGACCGCTTGACCCTGTCGTTGCAACAGGGTTTTGACTGTCCTCATGACCCATGCCGACCGAGACGATCGCACCGTGACCCCTGACGTGCCCTCCGTCGAGCAGCCGACCCTCGCCGAGGATCTGCTGCTGCTGCTCTTCCAGCCCGACTCGAGCACCGTCGCCGGCGAGAACACGCTGTACTACGCGCTCGCCGGTGCCGTGGTCGCCGACCTCGCGCTGCAGGAGCGCGTCACGTCGACGAGCACCAAGCCCACCTGGGCGCGCGTCGAAGCCGTGGCGGATGCGGCGCCGAACGACCCGCTCCTGCTCACGGCGTGGGAGTACGTCGCGACGAAGCCCCGCAACGTCCAGACCGTGCTCGCCGCGGTCGGCCCGCCCCTGCGCGAGCCTCTCATGAAGCGGCTCATCGCCCGCGGCGACCTCGTCGAGCGTGATCATCGGGTGCTGGGCATGTTCCCGACGACGAAGCTTTTCGAGGGCGGCACGGGCCGTCGGGAGGCGTTGCTCGCGGGCGTGCGCGAGGTGCTCGTCGACGGCAGCGAGCCCGAGCCCCGTGTGGCGGCGCTCGGCGCGCTGCTCTACGCGAGCGGCGCTCTGCCCCAGATGCACCGGGAGATCCCCTGGACGTCAGCGGTCATCACGCGCGCCGAAGAGCTCAAGCGGGGCAACTGGGGTGCGGGGGCCGCCGCGCAGGCGATCGCGCGCACGATCGCCTCGATCGTCGCGAGCAACGTCTTCGTCGCGACGAACATCCTGCCCGACTCCTGACCGTCCGGCGTAGACGCGGCGGGGCGAATGCCTGGGTTGAGCCGACTCGGAGTCAATGGCGTGCCCGCCTCTGCCAGCGCGGCCCCTGGTGGGTAGACGTCCAGTCTGACGGCGCCGCCGGCGCAGCGACGGGGGCGGCTTGCCGCAGGTTCGGGCGGCGCGGCGGTCGCCGGGAGTGCCGCTAGTCGTTGTCCTGCGACGAGAGCGCGGCCGACGGCAGCGAGCTGTCGATGCCGGGCTCGGTCTCGACGACCTGCGTCGGTCGCAGCTTCGGGGGAGTGGCCGACCAGGCCTTGAGCGACTGCCCGATCTCGGAGTACGCGCAGTCGATCGCGGTCAGCATCGAGTCGATGAAGGTGCCACGACCGGATCCGCGCTTGGCGCCGAGCGGCACCGACCGGGTGACCACGAACGTCTTGATGTCGCGGCCGGATGGGGGAACGAGCACAGCCGAGTCCTCGCGAACGCGACCGAGCAGTTCGGCAGGGCCGGTGCTCGAGCGCACGGGGACGGCCTCGACGCGGACGCCGTCGGGCGCCTCCTTCAGTTGACGCACGAGCCAATTGATGCGCGTCGTCGGGCGGCCCTCCTTCGGAGCATCGACGCTGAAGGACGCGGTGATCGTGTTGGCGCGCAGGTCGGCGATGACCTCGAGATCGGAGACGACACCGGGGATGCGGAGCCCGCCGCGCAGATGACCGTCCTTGACCAGTTCGGAGACCAGGCGGGCGCTTCGCGCGGCGGGATCCGCCGCCTCCGCGCGGTTGAGGGCGGGCAGCACCTCCGAGCCCAGCTGCCGACCGAGTCGCAGGCCCGCGAAGCGCAGCAGGGCGTCGAACCGACTCGCCACCTCAGCGACGCCCTTGTCGGACGCGCGGAGCGTTCCGGCTGACAGCGCATCGCGGACGGGGACCCAGCTGGCACCCATGTCCTCGAACGACATGGCACCGGACTTCGGGTGCTCCAGGTACCGGATGAGCTCGCCGAGGATCCAGGCCTGATCGGGATCGGCGACCCCGCGGTGCTCTTTCTGCACGACGGCGGCGGTGAGGATCTCGGACCACGAGAAGTGGTGCAGCGCGACCTTCTTCAGCTTGCGCTTGTCCACCGCGGTGGGGTGCGCGCCGATCATCCCCGGGATCTCGTTCGAGATCGTGATGAGCGCGTCGAAGCCGTGCTCGCGGGCGACGTCGAGGTAGTCCTCGAGCTGGGATGCCTCGAGGGCGTTCGTGCCGGTCTTGACCTCGACGAGCGCCGT contains these protein-coding regions:
- the gatB gene encoding Asp-tRNA(Asn)/Glu-tRNA(Gln) amidotransferase subunit GatB; translated protein: MARAELMDFDQALEMFEPVLGFEVHVELSTKTKMFSDAPNPAFGGNEITEPNTAITPVCLGLPGSLPVVNETAVRYSISLGLALGCQIAPSSRFARKNYFYPDLAKNYQISQYDEPIAFEGTLDIELEDGSIVTVPIERAHMEEDAGKLTHVGGSTGRIQGAEYSLVDYNRAGVPLVEIVTKPIYGAEHRAPEIAKAYVSTIRDIVRALGISEARMERGNLRCDANVSLRPRGQQELGTRTETKNVNSLRSVERAVRYEIQRQAAILAQGGTITQETRHWHEDTGATSPGRPKSDADDYRYFPEPDLLPVTPTPQLIAELTAALPEAPAARRRRLKQEWGFSDLEFRDVVNSGLLVEVDETVAAGAAPQQARKWWTGEIARIANAQNAEPAALITPADVAAIVGLVDSGALTDRLARQVVEGVIAGEGTPQQVVDARGLAVVSDDGALIEAIDQALAQQPDVLEKIRDGKVQAAGAVIGAVMKAMGGKADAARVRELVLERAQA
- the gatA gene encoding Asp-tRNA(Asn)/Glu-tRNA(Gln) amidotransferase subunit GatA gives rise to the protein MSGTSSDLTRTSAADLAAALQSGEVSSVEVTQAHLDRIAAVDGDVHAFLHVSQNALETAAQVDADRAAGQILPDLAGVPIAIKDVLCTIDMPSTSGSRILEGWVPPYDATVVARLRAARLVPLGKTNMDEFAMGSSTEFSAYGPTRNPWDLDRIPGGSGGGSAAAVAAFEAPIALGSDTGGSIRQPGAVTGTVGVKPTYGGVSRYGAIALASSLDQVGPVSRSVLDAALVHDVIGGHDPRDATSIPDAWPSMAEAARRGMTGDVLKGIRVGVVKELEGEGFQAGVKQRYHETLDLLAAAGAEIVEVSAPHFEYAVAAYYLILPAEASSNLAKFDSVRFGMRAGVTGTVEDVMAATREAGFGPEVKRRIILGTYALSAGYYDAYYGSAQKVRTLIQQDFEAAFEKADILVSPSAPTTAFRFGEKLEDPLAMYLNDVTTIPANLAGVPGMGLPMGLAPEDGLPTGLQLMAPARHDARLYEAGAAIEQLLEAHWGRTLWSQAPELATTEGAR
- a CDS encoding MerR family transcriptional regulator, which gives rise to MAWSTRELADLAGTTVNAVRHYHRLGLLAEPERRHNGYKQYGVRDLVSLLRIRRLVELGVPLAQIGDAIDAGGADREILQNLDADLAAQIDRLTRARVELADIMRDEAPADAPAGFSAVAGRLSEADSSILHIYSRVYDPAVMSDVRRMVEEDAATGTASREVDELAPDADEATRERLSAELAPIIAQYMRDYAWVSDPESHFVGSPDTDKSTVTAALVELYNPAQLDVYARASALAREVIAQESGAEETGTA
- a CDS encoding GOLPH3/VPS74 family protein codes for the protein MTHADRDDRTVTPDVPSVEQPTLAEDLLLLLFQPDSSTVAGENTLYYALAGAVVADLALQERVTSTSTKPTWARVEAVADAAPNDPLLLTAWEYVATKPRNVQTVLAAVGPPLREPLMKRLIARGDLVERDHRVLGMFPTTKLFEGGTGRREALLAGVREVLVDGSEPEPRVAALGALLYASGALPQMHREIPWTSAVITRAEELKRGNWGAGAAAQAIARTIASIVASNVFVATNILPDS